One Streptomyces fagopyri DNA window includes the following coding sequences:
- a CDS encoding DUF5999 family protein, whose translation MCSHQALCPSADSRLPHVVSAHHEQGWSLLCNGAIVFDDSGELLPDGSVIAPHRVFAERLTVAA comes from the coding sequence ATGTGTTCCCACCAGGCTCTGTGCCCGTCCGCGGACTCCAGGCTTCCGCACGTGGTGTCGGCCCACCACGAGCAGGGGTGGAGCCTGCTGTGCAACGGCGCGATCGTCTTCGACGACAGCGGCGAGCTGCTCCCCGACGGCAGCGTGATCGCTCCGCACCGGGTGTTCGCGGAGCGGCTCACCGTCGCCGCCTGA
- a CDS encoding DUF4236 domain-containing protein, producing MAITFRKSFRILPGVRLNINRHSWSITTGGRHGPRQTHSSTGRKTTSMDLPGPFGWRRTTRRRDH from the coding sequence ATGGCAATCACCTTCCGCAAGAGCTTCCGCATCCTTCCCGGGGTGCGGCTGAACATCAACCGGCACTCGTGGTCGATCACCACCGGCGGACGGCACGGGCCGCGGCAGACGCACAGCAGCACCGGACGCAAGACCACGTCGATGGACCTGCCGGGCCCCTTCGGCTGGCGCCGCACCACGCGGCGGCGGGACCACTGA
- the acnA gene encoding aconitate hydratase AcnA, whose translation MSANSFDARSTLQVGDESYEIFRLDKVEGSARLPYSLKVLLENLLRTEDGANITAGHIRALGGWDSQAQPSQEIQFTPARVIMQDFTGVPCVVDLATMREAVKELGGDPAKINPLAPAELVIDHSVIADKFGTHDAFAQNVELEYGRNKERYQFLRWGQTAFDEFKVVPPGTGIVHQVNIEHLARTVMVRGGQAYPDTLVGTDSHTTMVNGLGVLGWGVGGIEAEAAMLGQPVSMLIPRVVGFKLTGELTPGTTATDLVLTITEMLRKHGVVGKFVEFYGEGVAATSLANRATIGNMSPEFGSTAAIFPIDDETIKYLKLTGRSEQQLALVEAYAKAQGLWLDPAAEPDFSEKLELDLSTVVPSIAGPKRPQDRIVLANAAEQFTVDVRNYVDTDDEAGKESFPASDSPAAANGVPSNPVTVTAPDGSTYEIDHGAVTVAAITSCTNTSNPYVMVAAALVAKKAVEKGLTRKPWVKTTLAPGSKVVTDYFDKAGLTPYLDKVGFNLVGYGCTTCIGNSGPLPDEVSKAVNDHDLAVTSVLSGNRNFEGRINPDVKMNYLASPPLVVAYALAGSMKVDITRDALGTDTEGKPVFLADIWPSEAEVNDVVANAIGEDMFNKSYQDVFAGDAQWQALPVPEGNTFEWDPQSTYVRKPPYFEGMTMETTPVSDIAGARVLAKLGDSVTTDHISPAGAIKADTPGGKYLTEHGVERRDFNSYGSRRGNHEVMIRGTFANIRLRNQIAPGTEGGYTRDFTQADAPVAFIYDASRNYIEQGIPLVILAGKEYGSGSSRDWAAKGTALLGVKAVIAESYERIHRSNLIGMGVLPLQFPEGATAESLGLTGEETFSFTGVEELNNGSTPRTVKVTTDSGVEFDAVVRIDTPGEADYYRNGGIMQYVLRNLIAK comes from the coding sequence GTGTCGGCGAACAGCTTCGACGCCCGCAGCACGCTGCAGGTGGGCGACGAGTCGTACGAGATCTTCCGGCTGGACAAGGTGGAAGGCTCGGCTCGCCTTCCGTACAGCCTGAAGGTGCTGCTGGAGAACCTGCTCCGCACCGAGGACGGCGCGAACATCACCGCCGGCCACATCCGGGCCCTCGGCGGCTGGGACTCCCAGGCGCAGCCCAGCCAGGAGATCCAGTTCACGCCGGCGCGCGTGATCATGCAGGACTTCACCGGCGTGCCCTGCGTCGTCGACCTCGCCACCATGCGCGAGGCCGTCAAGGAGCTCGGCGGTGACCCGGCGAAGATCAACCCGCTGGCCCCGGCCGAGCTGGTCATCGACCACTCCGTCATCGCCGACAAGTTCGGCACGCACGACGCCTTCGCGCAGAACGTCGAGCTGGAGTACGGCCGCAACAAGGAGCGCTACCAGTTCCTGCGCTGGGGCCAGACCGCGTTCGACGAGTTCAAGGTCGTCCCGCCGGGCACCGGCATCGTCCACCAGGTGAACATCGAGCACCTGGCCCGCACGGTCATGGTCCGAGGCGGCCAGGCGTACCCCGACACCCTCGTCGGCACCGACTCGCACACCACCATGGTCAACGGCCTCGGTGTGCTCGGCTGGGGCGTCGGCGGCATCGAGGCCGAGGCCGCGATGCTCGGCCAGCCGGTCTCCATGCTCATCCCGCGCGTCGTCGGCTTCAAGCTGACCGGTGAGCTCACCCCGGGCACCACCGCCACCGACCTGGTGCTCACGATCACCGAGATGCTGCGCAAGCACGGCGTCGTCGGCAAGTTCGTCGAGTTCTACGGTGAGGGTGTGGCCGCCACCTCGCTGGCCAACCGCGCCACCATCGGCAACATGTCGCCGGAGTTCGGCTCCACCGCCGCGATCTTCCCGATCGACGACGAGACCATCAAGTACCTGAAGCTGACCGGCCGTTCCGAGCAGCAGCTCGCGCTCGTCGAGGCGTACGCCAAGGCGCAGGGCCTCTGGCTCGACCCGGCCGCCGAGCCCGACTTCTCCGAGAAGCTGGAGCTCGACCTCTCCACGGTCGTCCCCTCGATCGCCGGCCCGAAGCGCCCGCAGGACCGGATCGTCCTCGCGAACGCCGCCGAGCAGTTCACGGTCGACGTGCGCAACTACGTCGACACCGACGACGAGGCGGGCAAGGAGTCCTTCCCGGCCTCCGACTCCCCGGCCGCCGCCAACGGCGTGCCCTCCAACCCGGTCACGGTCACGGCCCCCGACGGCTCGACCTACGAGATCGACCACGGCGCGGTGACGGTCGCGGCCATCACCTCCTGCACCAACACCTCGAACCCGTACGTCATGGTCGCCGCCGCGCTCGTCGCGAAGAAGGCCGTGGAGAAGGGCCTGACCCGCAAGCCGTGGGTCAAGACCACCCTCGCCCCGGGCTCCAAGGTCGTCACCGACTACTTCGACAAGGCCGGGCTCACCCCCTACCTCGACAAGGTCGGCTTCAACCTCGTCGGCTACGGCTGCACCACCTGCATCGGCAACTCCGGCCCGCTGCCGGACGAGGTCTCCAAGGCCGTCAACGACCACGACCTCGCGGTCACCTCGGTCCTCTCCGGCAACCGGAACTTCGAGGGCCGCATCAACCCCGACGTCAAGATGAACTACCTGGCCTCCCCGCCGCTGGTCGTCGCCTACGCCCTCGCGGGTTCCATGAAGGTGGACATCACCCGCGACGCGCTCGGCACCGACACCGAGGGCAAGCCGGTCTTCCTGGCCGACATCTGGCCCTCCGAGGCCGAGGTCAACGACGTCGTGGCGAACGCCATCGGCGAGGACATGTTCAACAAGTCCTACCAGGACGTCTTCGCTGGCGACGCCCAGTGGCAGGCGCTGCCGGTCCCCGAGGGCAACACCTTCGAGTGGGACCCGCAGTCGACGTACGTCCGCAAGCCCCCTTACTTCGAGGGCATGACGATGGAGACCACCCCGGTCTCCGACATCGCCGGCGCGCGCGTCCTCGCCAAGCTCGGCGACTCGGTCACCACCGACCACATCTCCCCGGCCGGTGCGATCAAGGCCGACACCCCCGGAGGCAAGTACCTCACGGAGCACGGTGTCGAGCGTCGTGACTTCAACAGCTACGGTTCCCGCCGCGGCAACCACGAGGTCATGATCCGCGGCACGTTCGCCAACATCCGCCTGCGCAACCAGATCGCGCCGGGCACCGAGGGCGGCTACACCCGCGACTTCACGCAGGCCGACGCGCCGGTGGCGTTCATCTACGACGCCTCGCGCAACTACATCGAGCAGGGCATCCCGCTGGTCATCCTGGCCGGCAAGGAGTACGGCTCCGGCTCGTCCCGCGACTGGGCCGCCAAGGGCACCGCGCTGCTCGGCGTCAAGGCCGTCATCGCCGAGTCCTACGAGCGCATCCACCGCTCGAACCTCATCGGCATGGGCGTCCTGCCCCTCCAGTTCCCGGAGGGCGCCACGGCGGAGTCCCTCGGCTTGACCGGCGAGGAGACCTTCTCCTTCACCGGTGTCGAGGAGCTCAACAACGGCAGCACGCCGCGCACGGTGAAGGTCACCACCGACAGCGGCGTCGAGTTCGACGCGGTCGTCCGCATCGACACCCCCGGCGAGGCGGACTACTACCGCAACGGCGGCATCATGCAGTACGTGCTGCGCAACCTGATCGCCAAGTAG
- a CDS encoding helix-turn-helix transcriptional regulator: MASTEFGRTVRRWRDRVPPEAAGLPVGGQRRAVGLRREELALLAGISVDYVTRLEQGRAAHPSEQVVEALGRALRLSGIEREHLFHAAGLVPPGRGTVPGYLTPSVQRLLDRLTGTPVAAYDAAWTLMVANPLYAALLGDPSGWRGQERNGVWRAFLGPAGRVRHTPQSRRTLETALVSDLRATATRYPADRRVRRLVAELRSDSRRFAELWDAGAVGRQEASRKTVDHPQLGPLTLDCDILSVAGSDLRIMVYTAEPGTQDAERVALLGVVGTQTLA, translated from the coding sequence ATGGCGAGCACGGAGTTCGGGCGGACGGTACGGCGCTGGCGTGACCGGGTCCCTCCGGAGGCGGCCGGGCTGCCTGTCGGCGGACAGCGCAGGGCGGTCGGTCTGCGCCGCGAGGAACTCGCCCTGCTGGCCGGGATCTCGGTCGACTACGTCACCCGCCTCGAACAGGGCCGGGCCGCCCACCCGTCCGAGCAGGTCGTCGAGGCGCTCGGCCGGGCCCTGCGGCTGTCCGGCATCGAGCGCGAGCATCTCTTCCACGCCGCCGGGCTGGTCCCGCCGGGGCGGGGCACCGTACCCGGCTACCTCACACCGAGCGTGCAGCGACTGCTGGACCGCCTGACCGGGACCCCCGTGGCGGCCTACGACGCCGCGTGGACGCTGATGGTGGCCAACCCGCTGTACGCGGCCCTGCTGGGCGACCCCTCGGGGTGGCGCGGCCAGGAGCGCAACGGGGTGTGGCGTGCCTTCCTCGGTCCGGCCGGCCGGGTCCGGCACACACCGCAGTCCCGGCGGACGCTGGAGACCGCGCTCGTGAGCGACCTGCGTGCGACCGCGACCCGGTATCCGGCCGACCGTCGGGTGCGACGGCTGGTCGCCGAACTGCGGTCGGACAGCCGCCGGTTCGCCGAGCTGTGGGACGCCGGAGCCGTGGGCCGCCAGGAGGCCTCGCGCAAGACCGTCGACCACCCCCAACTGGGCCCCCTCACACTGGACTGCGACATCCTCAGCGTCGCCGGAAGCGATCTGCGCATCATGGTCTACACGGCCGAACCAGGCACACAGGACGCCGAACGGGTCGCGCTGCTCGGTGTGGTCGGCACCCAGACCCTGGCCTGA
- a CDS encoding helix-turn-helix domain-containing protein, with the protein MADDYLVRIGKLIRDARQHRGWTQSQLAEALGTSQSAVNRIERGNQNISLEMIARIGEALDSEIVSLGYAGPMHLRVVGGRRLSGSIDVKTSKNACVALLCATLLNKGRTVLRRVARIEEVYRLLEVLGSIGVRTRWINDGVDLEIVPPAQLDMEAIDAEAARRTRSIIMFLGPLLHRMDQFKLPYAGGCDLGTRTIEPHMIALRRFGLDIAATEGLYHARVDRSVSPARPIVLTERGDTVTENALLAAARHDGVTVIRNASSNYMVQDLCFFLEALGVRVEGIGTTTLTVHGVPTIDVDVDYSPSEDPVEAMSLLAAAVVTESELTVRRVPIEFLEIELAVLEEMGLDHDRTAEYFADNGRTRLVDLTVRPSKLEAPIDKIHPMPFPGLNIDNVPFFAAIAASAQGKTLIHDWVYDNRAIYLTDLNRLGGRLQLLDPHRVLVEGPTRWRAAEMMCPPALRPAVVVLLAMMAADGTSVLRNVYVINRGYEDLAERLNSLGAQIETFRDI; encoded by the coding sequence ATGGCAGACGACTACCTCGTACGCATCGGCAAGCTCATCCGTGACGCCCGTCAGCACCGGGGCTGGACCCAGTCGCAACTCGCCGAGGCTCTCGGCACCAGCCAGAGTGCCGTCAATCGCATCGAGCGCGGCAATCAGAACATCAGCCTTGAGATGATCGCCCGTATAGGCGAAGCCCTGGACAGCGAGATCGTGTCCCTGGGCTACGCGGGTCCGATGCATCTGCGCGTGGTCGGCGGACGGCGGCTGTCCGGCTCGATCGACGTGAAGACCAGCAAGAACGCCTGTGTCGCGCTGCTGTGCGCGACCCTCCTCAACAAGGGCCGCACGGTGCTGCGCCGGGTCGCCCGGATCGAAGAGGTCTACCGCCTGCTGGAGGTGCTCGGCTCGATCGGCGTCCGCACCCGGTGGATCAACGACGGCGTCGACCTGGAGATCGTGCCCCCGGCCCAGCTGGACATGGAGGCCATCGACGCCGAGGCGGCCCGCCGCACGCGGTCCATCATCATGTTCCTCGGCCCGCTGCTGCACCGCATGGACCAGTTCAAGCTGCCGTACGCGGGCGGTTGCGACCTGGGCACCAGGACCATCGAGCCGCACATGATCGCGCTGCGCCGCTTCGGTCTCGACATCGCCGCCACCGAGGGCCTCTACCACGCCCGGGTGGACCGCTCGGTCTCCCCCGCCCGCCCGATCGTCCTGACCGAGCGCGGCGACACGGTGACCGAGAACGCGCTGCTCGCCGCCGCCCGCCACGACGGCGTGACCGTCATCCGCAACGCCTCCTCCAACTACATGGTCCAGGACCTGTGCTTCTTCCTGGAGGCCCTGGGCGTACGGGTGGAGGGCATCGGCACCACGACGCTCACCGTGCACGGCGTGCCCACCATCGACGTGGACGTGGACTACTCGCCCTCGGAGGACCCGGTCGAGGCGATGAGCCTGCTCGCCGCCGCGGTCGTCACCGAGTCGGAGCTGACGGTGCGCCGGGTGCCCATCGAGTTCCTGGAGATCGAGCTCGCGGTCCTGGAGGAGATGGGCCTCGACCACGACCGCACGGCGGAGTACTTCGCCGACAACGGCCGCACGCGGCTGGTGGACCTGACGGTCCGGCCCTCCAAGCTGGAGGCGCCGATCGACAAGATCCACCCGATGCCCTTCCCGGGCCTGAACATCGACAACGTCCCGTTCTTCGCGGCCATCGCGGCCTCCGCGCAGGGCAAGACGCTGATCCACGACTGGGTGTACGACAACCGGGCCATCTATCTCACGGACCTCAACCGCCTCGGCGGGCGTCTCCAGCTCCTCGACCCGCACCGGGTGCTGGTGGAGGGCCCGACCCGCTGGCGCGCCGCCGAGATGATGTGCCCGCCCGCGCTGCGGCCCGCCGTGGTCGTCCTGCTGGCGATGATGGCCGCCGACGGTACGTCCGTGCTGCGCAACGTGTACGTCATCAACCGCGGCTACGAGGACCTGGCCGAGCGGCTCAACTCACTCGGGGCGCAGATCGAGACGTTCCGGGACATCTGA
- a CDS encoding SDR family NAD(P)-dependent oxidoreductase encodes MTTTLITGANKGLGFETARRLVAAGHTVYLGSRDPERGRRAAGELGARAVVLDVTDDASVAAAAKAIEADGGLDVLINNAGVEGRTPEGGVIGAADLTADMMRSIFETNVFGVVRVTHAFLPLLRRSAAPVVVNVSSGLASLTRVSTPDTPTYAYPGVAYPASKATVNMITVQFAKAFPEIRVNAVEPGYTATDLNGHTGTQTVQEGAEIIVRTAQLGPEGPTGGYFDIEGPLPW; translated from the coding sequence ATGACGACCACACTGATCACCGGAGCGAACAAAGGTCTCGGCTTCGAGACCGCCCGCCGCCTCGTCGCCGCGGGCCACACCGTCTACCTGGGCAGCCGGGACCCGGAACGCGGCCGCCGGGCAGCCGGGGAGCTGGGGGCGCGCGCGGTCGTCCTCGACGTCACCGACGACGCCTCCGTCGCCGCCGCGGCGAAGGCCATCGAGGCCGACGGCGGGCTCGACGTACTGATCAACAACGCCGGCGTCGAGGGGCGCACGCCGGAGGGAGGTGTCATCGGCGCCGCGGACCTGACCGCCGACATGATGCGGTCGATCTTCGAGACGAACGTCTTCGGGGTCGTCCGCGTCACCCACGCCTTCCTGCCCCTGCTGCGGCGCTCCGCGGCCCCGGTCGTGGTGAACGTGAGCAGCGGACTGGCGTCGCTGACCCGGGTCAGCACCCCCGACACGCCCACGTACGCCTACCCCGGGGTCGCCTACCCGGCGTCGAAGGCCACGGTCAACATGATCACCGTGCAGTTCGCGAAGGCCTTCCCGGAGATCCGTGTCAACGCGGTGGAGCCCGGCTACACCGCGACGGACCTGAACGGGCACACGGGCACGCAGACCGTCCAGGAGGGCGCGGAGATCATCGTCCGGACCGCCCAGCTGGGCCCGGAGGGCCCGACCGGCGGCTACTTCGACATCGAGGGTCCCCTTCCCTGGTGA
- a CDS encoding RidA family protein — protein sequence MSTERLNPPELSPPAGFSHAVVATGTRVVFLAGQTSLDTDGKVVGESLPEQFERALANLLTALRAAGGTPADLARVTVYATDVADYRAHAAELGRVWRRLAGRDYPAMAVVGAVRLWDERALVELDGFAVLA from the coding sequence GTGAGCACCGAGCGTCTCAATCCGCCCGAACTCTCCCCGCCCGCGGGGTTCTCGCACGCCGTCGTCGCCACCGGCACCCGCGTCGTCTTCCTGGCGGGTCAGACCTCGCTCGACACGGACGGGAAGGTGGTCGGCGAGAGCCTTCCGGAGCAGTTCGAGCGGGCGCTGGCCAACCTGCTCACCGCGCTGCGGGCCGCGGGGGGAACCCCGGCCGACCTCGCGCGGGTCACCGTCTACGCCACCGACGTCGCGGACTATCGCGCTCACGCCGCCGAACTCGGGCGCGTCTGGCGGCGGTTGGCGGGGCGCGACTATCCCGCCATGGCCGTCGTCGGCGCCGTGCGCCTGTGGGACGAACGCGCCCTGGTCGAACTCGACGGCTTCGCGGTCCTGGCGTAG
- a CDS encoding DUF6299 family protein translates to MSLRQVIGAATGAAFLLLVPPAVAASAAGLSDPYETVTVDSTGHLATDGTITLSGTYRCLTGTGPVLVSSSVWQRDSTARQGIGGTSAVCDGAAHRWNNSEKREPGTLRPGAAHVEATLMELSPGAGGLPLPKFHAVRQQDITLMES, encoded by the coding sequence ATGTCCTTGCGCCAGGTCATCGGCGCGGCCACCGGCGCCGCGTTCCTGCTGCTCGTGCCGCCCGCCGTCGCCGCGTCCGCCGCCGGTCTGTCGGACCCGTACGAGACCGTCACCGTCGACTCCACCGGTCATCTCGCGACGGACGGCACCATCACGCTCTCCGGCACCTACCGGTGTCTGACGGGCACCGGTCCGGTGCTCGTGTCCTCGTCGGTGTGGCAGCGCGACTCCACGGCGCGGCAGGGCATCGGAGGCACCTCGGCCGTCTGCGACGGAGCGGCGCACCGCTGGAACAATTCGGAGAAGCGCGAGCCCGGCACCCTCCGGCCGGGAGCCGCCCATGTCGAGGCCACGCTGATGGAACTGAGCCCCGGCGCGGGCGGCCTGCCGCTGCCGAAGTTCCACGCGGTGCGGCAGCAGGACATCACGCTCATGGAGAGCTGA
- a CDS encoding AMP-binding protein, with translation MDPGDTLEPTISAHLDTFARDHLPPPEQWPRLPFDLPELRYPDRLNCAAELLDGRDPQRPAFRTPSGDLWTYGQLLARVDRIAHVLTTELGVVPGNRVMLRGPTTPWLAACWLAVLKAGAIAVTVLAQQRPHELTTMGTIARVTHALCDIRSVDDLAAADIPGLRITTYGGDASDDLLLRITGAPDEPFTAVDTAADDVALIAFTSGTTGRPKGCVHFHRDVLATADTFSRHVLRPHEDDVFTGSPPLGFTFGLGGLVIFPMRAGACSLLLEQAGPRQLLPAIAEHRVSVLFTAPTAYRAMLTELDGYDTTSLRRCVSAGENLPAATWQAWHARTGLRIINGIGATELLHIFISAADERIRPGTTGLPVPGWQARVVGPGGDPVPDGEPGLLAVRGPVGCRYLADPRQREYVRDGWNITGDTYVRDADGYFRYVARADDMIVSAGYNIAGPEVEDALLRHPDVVETAVVGRPDEARGQVVVAYAVLRTGAPRDPEALRVFLKSELAPYKCPREFVFLDVLPRTATGKLQRFRLRTAVPVQGAAGDEPPTGGEVSPGGELSTGGGSK, from the coding sequence ATGGACCCCGGCGACACCCTGGAGCCGACGATCTCGGCCCACCTCGACACCTTCGCCCGCGACCACCTCCCGCCCCCGGAACAGTGGCCCCGACTCCCCTTCGATCTGCCCGAGTTGCGCTATCCGGACCGGCTCAACTGCGCGGCCGAGCTCCTCGACGGCCGGGATCCGCAGCGCCCCGCCTTCCGCACGCCGTCCGGCGACCTGTGGACGTACGGACAACTCCTCGCGCGCGTCGACCGCATCGCCCATGTGCTGACCACCGAGCTGGGCGTGGTGCCCGGAAACCGGGTCATGCTGCGCGGGCCCACCACGCCCTGGCTCGCCGCGTGCTGGCTGGCGGTCCTGAAGGCGGGCGCGATCGCCGTCACCGTGCTCGCCCAGCAGCGCCCGCACGAGCTGACCACGATGGGCACGATCGCCCGGGTGACCCACGCCCTGTGCGACATACGGTCGGTCGACGACCTGGCCGCCGCGGACATCCCGGGGCTGCGGATCACGACGTACGGCGGTGACGCGTCCGACGATCTGCTGCTGCGGATCACGGGCGCGCCCGACGAGCCCTTCACCGCCGTGGACACGGCCGCCGACGACGTCGCGCTGATCGCGTTCACCTCGGGCACGACCGGCCGCCCCAAGGGCTGTGTGCACTTCCACCGCGATGTGCTGGCGACGGCGGACACCTTCTCCCGCCATGTACTGAGGCCGCACGAGGACGACGTCTTCACCGGCAGCCCCCCGCTGGGATTCACCTTCGGGCTCGGTGGACTCGTCATCTTCCCCATGCGCGCGGGCGCCTGCTCCCTGCTGCTCGAACAGGCGGGCCCCAGGCAGCTGTTGCCCGCGATCGCGGAGCACCGTGTCTCCGTGCTGTTCACCGCGCCGACCGCGTACCGGGCGATGCTGACGGAACTGGACGGGTATGACACGACGTCGCTGCGGCGCTGTGTGTCGGCCGGCGAGAACCTGCCCGCCGCGACCTGGCAGGCCTGGCACGCCCGCACCGGGCTGCGCATCATCAACGGCATCGGCGCCACCGAGCTGCTGCACATCTTCATCTCGGCGGCCGACGAGCGGATCAGACCCGGCACCACGGGCCTGCCCGTCCCCGGCTGGCAGGCACGCGTGGTCGGCCCCGGCGGGGATCCGGTCCCGGACGGCGAACCCGGCCTGCTCGCCGTACGCGGCCCGGTGGGCTGCCGCTATCTCGCCGACCCGCGGCAGCGGGAGTACGTGCGCGACGGCTGGAACATCACCGGTGACACCTATGTCCGCGACGCCGACGGCTACTTCCGCTATGTCGCCCGCGCCGACGACATGATCGTCTCGGCCGGGTACAACATCGCGGGGCCGGAGGTCGAGGACGCCCTGCTGCGCCATCCGGATGTCGTCGAGACGGCGGTCGTGGGCCGCCCCGACGAGGCGCGCGGCCAGGTCGTGGTGGCGTACGCGGTCCTGCGCACGGGCGCGCCACGGGACCCGGAGGCGCTGCGGGTCTTCCTCAAGTCCGAGCTCGCGCCGTACAAGTGCCCCCGCGAGTTCGTCTTCCTGGACGTGCTGCCGCGCACGGCGACGGGGAAGCTGCAGCGCTTCCGGCTGCGCACGGCCGTCCCCGTACAGGGCGCCGCCGGGGACGAGCCGCCCACCGGGGGTGAGGTGTCCCCCGGAGGCGAGTTGTCCACCGGCGGCGGATCCAAGTGA
- a CDS encoding acyl-CoA dehydrogenase family protein → MTVFSLDTAQTAWCAELRTLAAERLRPLAEKGEPGHVNRPLVAELGRLGLLTRLFTSGALDLCLMRESLAQVCTEAETALALQGLGAHPVHAYGTRAQRAYWLPRVSDGTAVAAFALSEPAAGSDAAALALRADRAAPHTPGPPPGTAPGADSGTLAAERAGAPAVAETGMPAEAAPAGSPVSGAEVRALPADEAGTGAVAEADGAGRWRLTGEKCWISNAPEADFYTVFARTTAGAGARGVTAFLVPADRPGLTGAPLDMLSPHPIGNLAFDGVPVTADDVLGEPDRGFRVAMGTLNLFRPSVGAFAVGMAGAALEAALAHTARREAFGGKLKDLQTVAHQVAEMALRTEAARLMVYAAAAAYDEGAPDVPRRAAMAKLLATETAQYVVDAAVQLHGARALRRGHLLEHLYREVRAPRVYEGASEVQRAIIAKELYASWEAS, encoded by the coding sequence GTGACCGTTTTCTCGCTCGACACGGCGCAGACCGCCTGGTGCGCCGAGCTGCGCACGCTCGCCGCGGAGCGGCTGCGCCCGCTGGCCGAGAAGGGCGAGCCTGGCCACGTCAACCGCCCCCTCGTCGCCGAGCTGGGCCGACTGGGTCTGCTCACGCGGCTGTTCACCTCCGGCGCGCTCGACCTGTGCCTGATGCGGGAGTCCCTGGCACAGGTCTGTACGGAGGCCGAGACCGCGCTCGCCCTCCAAGGTCTCGGCGCGCATCCGGTGCACGCGTACGGCACCCGGGCCCAGCGCGCGTACTGGCTCCCGCGCGTCTCGGACGGCACCGCGGTGGCCGCCTTCGCGCTCAGCGAGCCGGCCGCGGGCTCCGACGCGGCGGCGTTGGCCCTGCGCGCGGACCGGGCCGCCCCGCACACGCCGGGCCCACCGCCGGGCACCGCGCCCGGCGCGGATTCCGGGACGCTCGCGGCCGAGCGGGCCGGGGCGCCGGCGGTCGCGGAGACCGGGATGCCCGCCGAAGCCGCGCCCGCGGGTTCGCCGGTGTCCGGGGCGGAGGTCCGGGCCCTGCCCGCCGACGAGGCCGGCACCGGGGCCGTCGCCGAGGCCGACGGCGCCGGGCGCTGGCGGCTCACCGGGGAGAAGTGCTGGATCTCCAACGCGCCCGAGGCCGACTTCTACACCGTCTTCGCGCGGACCACGGCGGGCGCGGGCGCCCGGGGTGTCACCGCGTTCCTCGTCCCCGCCGACCGGCCCGGCCTCACCGGGGCCCCGCTCGACATGCTCTCGCCGCACCCGATCGGGAACCTCGCCTTCGACGGCGTACCGGTCACCGCGGACGACGTGCTCGGTGAACCCGACCGCGGCTTCCGGGTCGCGATGGGCACCCTCAATCTCTTCCGCCCGAGCGTGGGCGCCTTCGCGGTCGGTATGGCGGGAGCGGCCCTGGAGGCGGCCCTCGCGCACACCGCCCGGCGAGAGGCGTTCGGAGGGAAGCTGAAGGACCTGCAGACGGTGGCCCACCAGGTCGCCGAGATGGCGCTGCGCACGGAGGCGGCCCGGCTCATGGTGTACGCGGCCGCGGCGGCGTACGACGAGGGGGCCCCGGACGTGCCCCGCCGTGCGGCGATGGCGAAGCTGCTGGCGACCGAGACGGCCCAGTACGTGGTCGACGCGGCGGTCCAACTGCACGGCGCCCGTGCCCTGCGCCGCGGTCATCTCCTCGAACACCTCTACCGGGAGGTCCGCGCCCCCCGTGTCTACGAGGGCGCGAGCGAGGTCCAACGGGCGATCATCGCCAAGGAGTTGTACGCGTCGTGGGAGGCATCGTGA